A window from Synergistaceae bacterium DZ-S4 encodes these proteins:
- a CDS encoding NAD(P)-dependent glycerol-3-phosphate dehydrogenase, with translation MKITMLGAGSFGTGMSKHLADLGNDILMWTIDKEQADSINSTGRNTFCFQDTVLPDNIKCTLDMDEALSFSDRVIMAIPTQFEREVCRKVAAATGKKNLHMLNLAKGIEISTGYLLHKVHEEESPDNIYSALSGPSHAEEVLIGCPTAVALASFKEGEAESWQKILTGNNFRVYTSDDVVGLEVGGATKNIYAVAAGISKAMKLGDNALAAIACRGLAEIMRFGKKLGADPMTLSGLAGVGDLMVTCYSMHSRNFRLGLAVGSGKTFDEAAKELGQVAEGAYTVRAVVENSKKFDVEMPLAEGVYRILYGGESPELIMRELFARPLKAEQLF, from the coding sequence ATGAAAATAACCATGTTGGGCGCAGGGAGTTTCGGAACGGGAATGTCAAAGCACCTTGCTGACCTTGGCAACGATATCCTCATGTGGACAATAGACAAAGAGCAGGCTGACTCCATCAACAGCACAGGGAGAAACACCTTTTGCTTTCAGGACACGGTACTGCCTGACAATATAAAATGCACGCTCGATATGGACGAGGCACTGAGCTTTTCTGACCGCGTCATAATGGCGATACCGACCCAGTTTGAGAGAGAGGTCTGCCGGAAGGTCGCTGCTGCAACAGGTAAAAAGAACTTACACATGCTGAACCTGGCAAAAGGCATTGAGATCAGCACAGGATATCTGCTGCATAAAGTACACGAAGAGGAATCACCCGACAACATTTATTCAGCCCTTTCAGGACCGAGCCACGCGGAAGAGGTACTCATAGGCTGCCCCACCGCCGTCGCCCTTGCCTCCTTTAAGGAAGGCGAGGCAGAAAGCTGGCAGAAGATCCTGACCGGCAACAACTTCCGTGTCTACACGTCAGATGACGTGGTGGGACTTGAAGTCGGGGGCGCAACAAAGAACATATATGCCGTGGCCGCAGGGATCTCAAAGGCAATGAAACTTGGCGACAACGCACTTGCCGCGATCGCATGCAGAGGTCTTGCAGAGATCATGAGGTTCGGCAAAAAACTGGGGGCCGATCCCATGACACTCTCGGGGCTCGCCGGGGTAGGCGACCTGATGGTTACCTGCTACAGCATGCATTCAAGGAACTTCAGGCTTGGACTGGCAGTTGGAAGCGGCAAGACATTCGATGAGGCGGCGAAAGAACTGGGACAGGTCGCAGAGGGAGCATATACCGTAAGGGCCGTGGTCGAAAACAGCAAGAAGTTCGATGTGGAGATGCCGCTTGCGGAAGGAGTCTACCGGATACTTTACGGCGGAGAGTCTCCCGAACTTATAATGAGAGAACTCTTCGCACGTCCCCTCAAAGCCGAACAGCTTTTCTAA
- a CDS encoding QueT transporter family protein produces the protein MIRKTAISGMIAALYAALTVALSPLSFGPVQFRVAEALTLLPFFMPEAIPGLFIGCFLSNIAGGFGLIDIVIGSTATLAAAWLTYKMTNIWLAALPPVLINALAVGTYLGLITDTPVVYSILYIGISQAVICFCIGVPLCLLIASRTEIFDREMLARRKIKKWVTVEKKKNRANP, from the coding sequence ATGATAAGAAAAACAGCCATTTCAGGAATGATCGCGGCATTGTACGCAGCGCTTACGGTCGCCCTTTCACCTCTTTCCTTCGGCCCGGTCCAGTTCAGGGTGGCTGAGGCGCTGACCCTGCTTCCCTTTTTTATGCCCGAGGCGATACCGGGACTTTTTATCGGCTGTTTCCTCTCAAATATTGCGGGTGGTTTTGGCCTGATAGACATAGTGATTGGAAGCACAGCTACACTTGCGGCAGCATGGCTTACATATAAAATGACCAATATCTGGCTTGCCGCACTTCCGCCTGTGCTGATAAATGCGCTGGCTGTGGGTACATACCTGGGTCTGATCACAGATACACCCGTTGTCTATTCGATCCTCTACATCGGCATAAGCCAGGCAGTCATATGTTTCTGCATTGGGGTACCCCTTTGCTTGCTGATCGCATCCCGCACGGAGATCTTTGACAGGGAGATGCTCGCCCGAAGGAAGATCAAAAAGTGGGTAACGGTAGAAAAAAAGAAGAACAGGGCTAACCCCTGA
- a CDS encoding LysE family translocator — protein MHRYIWRGFRFGALLQIAVGPVCLFIFQTAASSGFFAAEAAVLAVTLADSLYVAAALLGAGTIIEKNRPARSIFRYLGAAVIILFGISSILGAFGVNILPGIGGMTETSSESAFINALLLTLSSPLTIVFWAGIFSAKAASGEMDRNEVSYFAVGAILSTLVFMSFTAAAGVLTGSFLPGSLIAALNAAVGAVLVFFGIRTAFRG, from the coding sequence ATGCACAGATACATATGGAGAGGGTTCAGGTTTGGGGCGCTCCTGCAGATAGCGGTCGGCCCTGTCTGCCTCTTTATCTTCCAGACCGCGGCTTCGTCAGGTTTTTTTGCGGCAGAAGCAGCTGTACTCGCCGTAACTCTGGCGGATTCGCTCTATGTCGCGGCTGCCCTTCTCGGGGCAGGGACGATCATAGAAAAGAACAGGCCGGCCCGAAGCATATTCAGGTACCTTGGCGCGGCAGTTATCATTCTCTTTGGGATATCTTCGATACTCGGAGCCTTCGGCGTGAACATCCTCCCGGGTATAGGGGGAATGACAGAGACAAGTTCTGAAAGCGCCTTTATCAACGCGCTTCTGCTGACCCTTTCCAGCCCCCTCACAATAGTATTCTGGGCAGGCATCTTTTCTGCCAAAGCGGCAAGCGGAGAGATGGACAGAAACGAAGTATCCTATTTCGCTGTCGGAGCGATACTTTCGACCCTTGTATTCATGTCATTTACTGCGGCGGCGGGAGTCCTTACAGGAAGTTTCCTGCCGGGATCCCTTATAGCGGCGCTTAATGCCGCTGTCGGAGCTGTGTTGGTCTTTTTCGGGATAAGGACAGCTTTCAGGGGTTAG
- the thiS gene encoding sulfur carrier protein ThiS: MITVNGNRSEWEEGLTVEKLLARENYTFRMISVWINDHPVEKKEYPTRLIPNEAKVQVIHNISGG, encoded by the coding sequence ATGATAACAGTAAACGGGAACCGGTCAGAGTGGGAAGAGGGTCTCACTGTCGAGAAGCTCCTGGCAAGGGAGAACTACACTTTCAGGATGATCTCCGTGTGGATCAATGACCATCCGGTCGAAAAGAAGGAATATCCCACACGGCTGATCCCCAATGAAGCAAAGGTCCAGGTCATACACAACATCAGCGGAGGTTGA
- a CDS encoding aldehyde:ferredoxin oxidoreductase, whose product MKEMKLLSEWSYEPAKIHRGYAGETLYVGLGNKDGNYKFEKRPVSEDMIEKFTGGRGFGLKLLWDAVKETTKWDDPENELVIAGGPFCGITQYPGTGKSYTVFLSPATKQTYNSNAGGYFGPFLKFSGFDALEIQGKADRPVVVFIDGDNYKVQVFESTLEDNNAYYISEELHDYFAKDEQDKRTISVISTGMAAKTSYIVGLNFSFYDVRRKAVRLKQAGRGGGGTVLCDKNVAAIVVKRTKFTGLENDPVDVETIMKAGVSLHKRIHDHDNEQCKMRAAGTAHLTEIMDDYELLPVNNYKFGSHKDINNISSHEYIKLFSQGMADGCWYGCSLACAKAVDHFPLQTGPWKGKEVVVDGPEYETAAGLGSNVGVFDPYWTIEANFYADHYGFDTISLGTTLAWACECYELGLINKEHTHGLEVTFGNKKDLMELIHRMAKASDDFAVATGWGIEAAREYYAKHYGADLGVMKKIGMVCQGLEASEYRCQESMAQWGGYFLTLKGPQHDEAWLIFMDMVNKQLPTYEDKAEALYFFPCFRLWFSLHGLCKLPWNDIEPIDNSIKYKGIEAARVPEHLNNYLTIYTAITGKPLDRDGMILQSEKVYNFERIFNLRMGKGTSKFHEAPDRGLGPVWEDEWMARPDYFDAKLKEFGEEIEGKSVKEKIELLQKHRRSQWAQLKAAVYKRRGWNKNGIPTMKTVKRLGIDYPEVVALLEKHLKPEDEFEDA is encoded by the coding sequence ATGAAAGAGATGAAACTTTTATCGGAATGGTCTTACGAACCGGCGAAGATCCATCGCGGATATGCGGGTGAGACCCTTTACGTCGGACTTGGAAATAAAGACGGCAACTACAAATTCGAGAAACGCCCCGTTTCCGAAGACATGATCGAAAAGTTCACGGGCGGACGCGGTTTCGGTCTCAAGCTGCTCTGGGACGCAGTGAAAGAGACAACGAAATGGGACGACCCGGAGAACGAACTGGTCATCGCGGGCGGACCCTTCTGCGGGATAACCCAGTATCCAGGCACGGGAAAATCATACACCGTATTCCTCTCCCCTGCCACGAAACAGACCTACAACAGCAATGCAGGGGGATACTTCGGTCCCTTCCTCAAGTTCTCGGGCTTCGACGCCCTTGAGATCCAGGGCAAGGCCGACAGGCCCGTTGTAGTTTTTATCGACGGGGACAACTATAAAGTACAGGTGTTCGAATCGACCCTCGAAGACAACAACGCATACTATATTTCCGAGGAACTCCACGATTATTTCGCAAAAGACGAACAGGATAAACGTACGATATCAGTCATTTCTACAGGCATGGCTGCAAAGACGAGCTATATTGTAGGTCTCAACTTCAGCTTCTATGACGTCCGCAGGAAGGCCGTAAGGCTCAAGCAGGCAGGACGCGGCGGCGGCGGCACGGTACTCTGCGACAAGAACGTTGCTGCAATAGTCGTAAAACGCACCAAGTTCACGGGCCTGGAAAATGATCCCGTAGACGTCGAAACGATCATGAAGGCCGGAGTAAGCCTTCACAAGCGCATTCACGACCACGACAACGAACAGTGCAAGATGCGTGCGGCAGGTACCGCGCACCTTACCGAGATCATGGACGACTACGAGCTGCTGCCCGTAAACAACTACAAATTCGGGAGCCACAAGGACATCAACAATATAAGCTCACATGAGTACATCAAACTTTTCAGCCAGGGAATGGCTGACGGTTGCTGGTACGGATGCTCGCTCGCATGCGCCAAGGCGGTGGATCACTTCCCGCTCCAGACCGGCCCCTGGAAGGGCAAAGAAGTCGTGGTCGACGGACCCGAATATGAGACGGCAGCCGGACTCGGGTCCAATGTCGGAGTTTTTGATCCCTACTGGACGATCGAGGCCAACTTCTACGCCGACCACTACGGATTCGATACGATCTCGCTCGGAACGACCCTCGCCTGGGCATGTGAGTGCTATGAGCTCGGACTGATCAACAAGGAGCACACGCACGGTCTTGAAGTCACCTTCGGCAACAAGAAAGACCTCATGGAGCTGATCCACCGCATGGCGAAGGCCTCTGACGACTTCGCGGTCGCAACAGGCTGGGGCATAGAAGCCGCGCGCGAATACTACGCGAAGCACTACGGCGCCGACCTCGGTGTCATGAAAAAGATTGGAATGGTATGTCAGGGTCTTGAGGCTTCGGAGTACAGGTGCCAGGAGTCGATGGCACAGTGGGGCGGATACTTCCTCACACTTAAAGGCCCTCAGCATGACGAGGCATGGCTGATCTTCATGGACATGGTCAACAAACAGCTGCCGACTTACGAGGACAAGGCTGAGGCTCTTTACTTCTTCCCATGCTTCCGTTTGTGGTTCTCGCTCCATGGTCTCTGCAAGCTCCCATGGAACGACATCGAACCCATCGACAACAGCATCAAATATAAGGGCATAGAGGCAGCAAGAGTACCTGAGCACCTCAACAACTACCTGACCATATACACGGCCATCACAGGCAAGCCGCTTGACAGGGACGGAATGATCCTTCAGTCTGAAAAGGTCTACAACTTCGAGCGTATCTTCAACCTCCGCATGGGCAAGGGTACTTCAAAATTCCATGAAGCGCCGGACCGCGGACTCGGCCCCGTCTGGGAAGACGAGTGGATGGCAAGGCCCGACTATTTTGACGCCAAGCTGAAGGAGTTCGGCGAGGAGATCGAAGGCAAGTCCGTAAAAGAAAAGATAGAACTTCTCCAGAAGCACCGCCGCTCCCAGTGGGCCCAACTCAAGGCCGCTGTCTACAAACGCCGCGGATGGAACAAGAACGGCATCCCAACAATGAAGACCGTTAAACGTCTTGGCATCGACTATCCGGAAGTTGTTGCTCTCCTTGAGAAACACCTCAAACCGGAAGATGAGTTCGAGGACGCGTAG
- a CDS encoding 4Fe-4S binding protein, with protein MKVLQLRTEKCVQCKECMSACSKAWFKEDSPALSRIKVENKATYPNINVCNQCGACIEVCPTKALERDANGIVQVRKDKCTSCLMCVGFCPSASMLFNGAKQTEPFKCISCGICAKACPTGALELLTTPESK; from the coding sequence GTGAAAGTACTTCAGCTAAGAACGGAGAAGTGCGTACAGTGCAAGGAATGCATGTCCGCATGTTCCAAGGCATGGTTCAAGGAAGACTCTCCCGCGCTTTCAAGGATCAAGGTGGAAAACAAGGCGACATATCCTAACATCAACGTCTGCAACCAGTGCGGCGCGTGCATTGAAGTCTGCCCGACAAAGGCGCTTGAGCGCGACGCCAACGGGATCGTGCAGGTCCGCAAGGACAAGTGCACATCCTGTCTCATGTGTGTGGGTTTCTGCCCCTCCGCGAGCATGCTGTTTAACGGCGCAAAGCAGACCGAACCCTTCAAGTGCATTTCTTGCGGCATCTGCGCAAAAGCGTGCCCGACCGGAGCTCTCGAGCTCCTCACCACACCGGAATCAAAGTAA
- the rpoB gene encoding DNA-directed RNA polymerase subunit beta: MQVKTPSGKAFEQRRVFGKEKNLIALPDLVEVQRNSYQWFFQADTDPDARSSQGLQELFDEVFPIESYDGSFALEFVRYYVDPVVMSLDEARSRDLTWSRPLRATIRLANRKTREIKEEEIYLGDFPAMTERGTFIINGTERVVVNQLARSAGVYLSAELGIPGQESFMAKLIPDRGAWIEFDLAPGEVLSVKIDNRKKIPVTMMLRAFGIQSTEELLSLFGAKEVERDLVEDEVRGMLLAEAIISGEGEGSVAIQKNKRLTKEDLEALWESGRTKIWVWDVDPAISATIERDNTSTPDAAILELFRKLRPNEPARMENAREYINSIFFDPRRYNLGRVGRYKINRRLSLDIPSTERLLTVEDIVAIIKSLIRLRDGNEHMDDIDHLGNRRVRAVGELLQNQVRIGLLRMERIARERMTTTPDLATAMAKDLINVRPISAALREFFGSGQLSQFMDQTNPLAELTHRRRLSALGPGGLSRERAGFEARDVHHTHYGRVCPIETPEGPNIGLVTSLATFARINEYGFLVCPRRKVVDGYLTDEIVYLSADDEDEYYVGRADTPISDEGQILPTDGGTGIYVRHHDNTIEIQPEQLEYMDISPKQIVSISTALIPFLEHDDANRALMGSNMQRQAVPLVFPDSPIVGTGIEHRIAKDSGSCAVSRRAGTVTYVDSDRIEIDTEDNDKDIYTMPKFRRSNQGTVIHQRPIVTHGQQVESGEVIADGQACDGGELALGRNVLVAFVSWEGYNFEDAILLSQRLVKEDFYTSIHIEEYEVESRDTKLGPEEISRDIPNVGEDALKNLDEDGIVRIGAEVKAGDILVGKVTPKGESDQSPEEKLLRAIFGEKAREVRDTCLRVPHGEGGKVVEIKRLSRDKNSEDMSPGVNEVVKVYVAQFRKITEGDKMAGRHGNKGVVSRIMAEEDMPYLSDGTPVDVVLNPLGVPSRMNLGQVLETVMGFVAMQNGWKVVTPVFESATAEDLMPYVKEIQSTKYPEMRDDCKITLYDGRTGEPMANKVAVGVMYMLKLIHLVDDKIHARSIGPYSLITQQPLGGKTQFGGQRFGEMEVWALEGYGAAHMLQEMLTVKSDDIRGRLKTYERIVKGENLAKPGVPESFRVLIKELQGLGLDVEIKYSDGSFGELVLSEEDEDGGRETRRHVSFKPDSTVDSLEEDFGLSRPSRSISDSDLFHEHASEYSSIELHETDEEKEAEVLRDDVADLFNDVAPKKDDQGDDI; the protein is encoded by the coding sequence ATGCAGGTTAAGACACCATCAGGCAAGGCTTTTGAGCAGCGCAGGGTTTTTGGAAAAGAAAAAAATCTTATCGCTCTACCGGATCTTGTTGAGGTCCAGCGCAATTCATATCAGTGGTTCTTTCAGGCTGATACTGATCCCGACGCCAGATCCTCTCAGGGTCTCCAGGAACTTTTCGATGAAGTTTTCCCCATCGAAAGCTACGACGGTTCATTCGCACTTGAGTTCGTAAGATACTATGTCGATCCTGTAGTCATGAGTCTGGATGAGGCGCGCAGCAGGGACCTTACATGGTCGAGACCTCTGCGTGCGACGATTCGGCTGGCTAACAGAAAGACGCGCGAGATCAAGGAAGAGGAGATCTATCTTGGCGATTTCCCGGCGATGACAGAGAGAGGAACATTCATAATCAACGGCACAGAGCGTGTCGTCGTTAATCAGCTTGCGAGATCTGCAGGCGTCTATCTCAGCGCTGAACTTGGCATCCCCGGCCAGGAATCGTTTATGGCCAAACTGATACCGGACCGCGGGGCATGGATCGAATTTGACCTGGCCCCCGGCGAAGTCCTGTCAGTCAAGATAGACAACAGGAAGAAGATCCCCGTGACCATGATGCTGAGAGCTTTCGGCATCCAGAGCACGGAAGAACTTCTTTCCCTCTTCGGAGCGAAAGAAGTGGAAAGAGATCTTGTCGAGGACGAAGTCAGGGGCATGCTTCTGGCAGAAGCCATCATTTCAGGCGAAGGAGAAGGATCTGTCGCCATCCAAAAAAACAAAAGGCTCACGAAAGAGGACCTAGAGGCCCTCTGGGAAAGCGGCAGGACCAAGATCTGGGTCTGGGACGTAGATCCCGCCATATCCGCGACCATCGAAAGAGACAACACGAGCACGCCCGATGCGGCGATACTTGAGCTTTTCCGTAAGCTGAGGCCCAACGAACCGGCCCGAATGGAAAATGCCAGGGAATATATCAACAGCATCTTCTTCGATCCCCGAAGATACAACCTCGGAAGGGTCGGAAGGTATAAGATAAACAGAAGGCTGAGTCTCGATATCCCAAGCACGGAACGCCTTCTTACAGTTGAGGATATCGTAGCGATAATTAAGAGCCTTATAAGGCTCCGCGACGGAAACGAACACATGGACGACATCGACCACCTCGGCAACAGGAGGGTCCGCGCAGTTGGTGAACTTCTTCAGAACCAGGTCCGTATCGGCCTTTTGAGGATGGAAAGGATCGCAAGGGAGCGTATGACCACGACTCCCGATCTTGCCACAGCAATGGCCAAGGACCTTATCAACGTTCGCCCGATCTCGGCTGCGTTAAGGGAATTCTTTGGTTCAGGACAGCTGTCGCAGTTCATGGACCAGACAAACCCGCTTGCCGAGCTTACACACAGACGCCGCCTTTCGGCACTCGGTCCCGGAGGACTTAGCAGGGAACGTGCCGGATTCGAAGCCCGTGACGTCCACCATACCCACTACGGAAGGGTCTGTCCGATAGAGACGCCTGAAGGCCCCAACATAGGCCTGGTCACCTCGCTTGCGACCTTTGCAAGGATAAACGAGTACGGCTTCCTTGTATGTCCCAGGAGGAAGGTGGTAGACGGATACCTGACCGACGAAATAGTATACCTGTCTGCGGACGACGAAGACGAATACTATGTCGGACGCGCAGACACCCCTATATCCGATGAGGGGCAGATCCTCCCCACGGACGGCGGTACCGGCATATATGTCAGGCATCATGACAACACGATAGAGATACAGCCTGAGCAGCTGGAGTATATGGACATTTCCCCTAAGCAGATAGTTTCCATATCGACTGCCCTCATCCCATTCCTTGAACACGATGACGCGAACAGGGCACTCATGGGATCGAACATGCAGCGGCAGGCTGTTCCCCTTGTCTTCCCCGACTCTCCGATAGTCGGCACCGGCATAGAGCACCGCATAGCCAAGGACTCCGGTTCGTGTGCCGTATCCAGGAGAGCCGGAACAGTAACATATGTAGATTCTGACAGAATAGAGATCGATACGGAAGACAACGATAAAGATATCTACACAATGCCGAAATTCAGAAGGTCCAACCAGGGTACCGTGATCCACCAGAGGCCTATTGTCACCCACGGCCAGCAGGTGGAGTCCGGTGAGGTCATCGCCGACGGCCAGGCCTGCGACGGCGGAGAACTTGCCCTCGGACGCAATGTGCTTGTCGCATTCGTCTCGTGGGAGGGATACAACTTTGAAGACGCCATACTCCTCAGCCAGAGACTTGTAAAGGAAGATTTCTACACCTCCATACATATAGAAGAGTATGAGGTCGAATCGCGTGACACAAAACTCGGCCCCGAAGAGATATCGAGGGACATCCCCAACGTGGGGGAAGACGCTCTGAAGAATCTCGACGAGGACGGAATAGTCAGGATCGGCGCAGAAGTAAAGGCCGGAGACATACTTGTCGGAAAGGTCACCCCGAAAGGCGAGTCCGACCAGTCGCCGGAAGAAAAGCTCCTCAGGGCGATCTTCGGCGAGAAGGCAAGAGAGGTCCGCGATACCTGTCTGAGAGTCCCGCACGGTGAAGGCGGAAAGGTCGTCGAGATCAAGAGGCTCTCCAGGGATAAGAACAGCGAGGATATGAGCCCCGGTGTAAACGAGGTCGTAAAGGTATATGTCGCCCAGTTCCGCAAGATAACCGAGGGCGACAAGATGGCCGGACGCCACGGCAACAAGGGTGTTGTATCAAGGATAATGGCTGAGGAAGATATGCCCTACCTTTCGGACGGAACGCCAGTCGATGTCGTCCTCAACCCACTGGGAGTCCCGAGCCGAATGAACCTCGGGCAGGTGCTTGAGACCGTAATGGGTTTTGTCGCCATGCAGAACGGCTGGAAGGTCGTTACGCCGGTCTTCGAATCGGCGACTGCAGAAGACCTTATGCCTTACGTCAAGGAGATCCAGAGCACAAAATATCCCGAGATGAGGGATGACTGCAAGATAACCCTCTATGACGGAAGAACAGGGGAGCCGATGGCGAACAAGGTGGCGGTCGGAGTCATGTACATGCTCAAGCTGATACACCTTGTCGACGACAAGATCCACGCCCGCTCGATAGGACCCTACAGCCTGATAACCCAGCAGCCCCTGGGAGGCAAGACCCAGTTCGGAGGCCAGAGGTTCGGGGAGATGGAAGTCTGGGCCCTTGAAGGCTACGGGGCTGCCCACATGCTGCAGGAGATGCTCACAGTCAAATCGGACGACATCAGGGGAAGGCTCAAGACTTACGAACGGATCGTCAAGGGCGAAAACCTCGCCAAACCGGGCGTTCCCGAAAGCTTCCGGGTGCTTATAAAAGAACTTCAGGGCCTTGGGCTGGATGTAGAGATCAAATACTCAGACGGTTCGTTCGGAGAGCTTGTCCTTTCAGAAGAGGACGAGGACGGCGGCAGGGAAACCAGACGCCATGTTTCGTTCAAGCCTGATTCAACAGTCGACAGCCTTGAGGAAGATTTCGGCCTGAGCAGACCTTCGAGGTCGATATCTGACAGTGACCTATTCCATGAACATGCGTCGGAATACAGTTCTATAGAGCTGCACGAAACAGATGAAGAAAAAGAGGCTGAAGTCCTCAGGGATGATGTTGCGGATCTCTTCAATGACGTTGCTCCTAAGAAGGATGACCAGGGGGATGATATTTAA